The Rhodococcus triatomae genome includes a window with the following:
- the treZ gene encoding malto-oligosyltrehalose trehalohydrolase, whose protein sequence is MHTFEVWAPNANRVRLVVADELHGSGLPGDELHDMDRDPNGWWRAVVDAAPDARYGYTVDDDPAVLPDPRSPRQPDGVHERSRLHELSPDVWTDDRWTGRQLAGSAVYELHVGTFTPEGTFDAAAERLDHLVELGVDFVELMPVNAFNGTHNWGYDGVLWFAVHEPYGGPDGLQRFVDACHAHGLAVVLDVVYNHLGPSGNYLDRFGPYHTDSRNAWGASINLDGPDSGEVRRYIIDNALRWFSDFHVDGLRLDAVHALLDHTAVHLLEELAVATRTLSAHLRRPLTLIAESDLNDPRLITPRAAGGYGLDAQWSDDVHHAVHAAVSGERQGYYGDFGSLKALAETLRLGFFHAGTYSSFRGRTHGRPLDTRRTPADSLIAYTTTHDQVGNRATGDRPGSYLDPGQLAIKAALVLLSPYTPMLFMGEEWGATTPFQFFTSHPEPELALATAQGRRDEFAAHGWSTDEVPDPQDPETFRRSKLDWGELTTEPHARLLACYRSLLQLRRTRPEITDPWLEHLSVDYDEDARWIVVHRGPLRLACNLGSSPVTVPAGGTPLVWWDAPTSDETGSATVIPGHSFVVTAGTTSQRLDRSEPV, encoded by the coding sequence GTGCACACCTTCGAGGTCTGGGCCCCGAACGCGAACCGTGTCCGGCTCGTGGTCGCCGACGAACTCCACGGCAGCGGACTCCCCGGCGACGAACTCCACGACATGGATCGCGACCCGAACGGATGGTGGCGCGCCGTGGTCGATGCCGCCCCGGACGCGCGGTACGGCTACACCGTCGACGACGATCCGGCTGTGCTGCCGGACCCCCGCTCACCCCGGCAACCGGACGGCGTGCACGAACGCTCCCGGCTCCACGAACTCTCCCCCGATGTGTGGACCGACGATCGATGGACAGGACGGCAACTCGCAGGCTCTGCCGTCTACGAACTCCACGTCGGCACCTTCACCCCGGAAGGCACGTTCGACGCCGCCGCGGAACGGCTCGACCACCTGGTCGAACTGGGCGTCGACTTCGTGGAGCTGATGCCGGTCAACGCATTCAACGGCACCCACAACTGGGGCTATGACGGTGTGCTCTGGTTCGCCGTCCACGAACCCTACGGCGGCCCGGACGGTCTGCAACGATTCGTCGACGCCTGCCATGCGCACGGCCTGGCGGTGGTCCTCGACGTCGTCTACAACCACCTCGGACCCTCGGGCAACTATCTCGACCGATTCGGCCCCTACCACACCGATTCCCGCAACGCCTGGGGAGCGTCGATCAACCTGGACGGCCCGGACAGCGGAGAGGTGCGTCGCTACATCATCGACAATGCACTCCGCTGGTTCTCCGACTTCCACGTCGACGGACTGCGACTCGACGCGGTGCACGCCCTCCTCGATCACACGGCGGTGCACCTGCTCGAGGAACTGGCAGTCGCGACACGAACGCTGTCGGCGCATCTGCGCCGGCCACTGACCCTGATCGCCGAGAGCGACCTCAACGATCCCCGGCTGATCACGCCCCGCGCCGCCGGCGGGTACGGTCTGGACGCCCAGTGGAGCGACGACGTCCATCACGCCGTCCATGCCGCGGTCTCCGGCGAACGGCAGGGCTACTACGGCGATTTCGGGTCGCTGAAGGCGCTCGCCGAGACACTTCGGCTCGGCTTCTTCCACGCCGGGACGTACTCGTCCTTCCGCGGTCGCACGCACGGACGCCCCCTGGACACCCGGCGCACACCCGCCGACTCCCTGATCGCCTACACGACCACCCACGATCAGGTCGGCAACCGCGCGACCGGCGATCGGCCGGGAAGCTACCTCGATCCCGGGCAACTCGCGATCAAGGCGGCCCTCGTCCTCCTGTCCCCGTACACGCCGATGCTGTTCATGGGTGAGGAGTGGGGAGCGACGACGCCGTTCCAGTTCTTCACCTCACATCCCGAACCCGAACTGGCACTGGCGACGGCGCAGGGCCGACGAGACGAGTTCGCGGCACACGGCTGGTCCACGGACGAGGTCCCCGATCCCCAGGATCCCGAGACGTTCCGTCGCTCGAAACTGGATTGGGGCGAACTCACCACGGAACCGCACGCCCGGCTCCTGGCCTGCTACCGGTCGCTGCTGCAGCTGCGACGCACCCGCCCCGAGATCACCGACCCCTGGCTCGAACACCTGTCCGTGGACTACGACGAGGACGCCCGCTGGATCGTGGTGCATCGCGGCCCGCTGCGGCTCGCCTGCAACCTCGGCAGCTCGCCGGTCACCGTCCCGGCGGGGGGCACCCCGCTGGTCTGGTGGGATGCGCCGACCTCGGACGAGACCGGCTCGGCGACCGTGATCCCCGGGCACTCGTTCGTCGTCACCGCCGGCACGACGTCACAGCGACTCGATCGAAGCGAACCCGTGTGA
- a CDS encoding TetR/AcrR family transcriptional regulator, whose amino-acid sequence MQPGVGAGRETPTDAGGTRPYRSPIREEAARVTRARIRDAAAALFVEHGYVGTTVRHVAERAGVAGRTVFTVFPGGKSELFHAAYDEALARSGARQETDVRLDTVATTGVDRILDEMTGYSVDLLERAGALMLVAIESAGADEEMREFARQAAADTAANAMTLAEGLAAHALLRPEISVQHAADVLFTVVSPQVHALLRRECGWDVETYRSWVTRTLRASLA is encoded by the coding sequence ATGCAGCCCGGTGTAGGTGCAGGCCGGGAGACGCCGACCGACGCCGGTGGCACCCGGCCGTACCGATCCCCGATCCGGGAGGAGGCCGCGCGCGTCACCCGCGCCCGGATCCGCGACGCTGCTGCGGCGTTGTTCGTCGAGCACGGCTACGTGGGTACCACTGTCCGACACGTCGCGGAGCGCGCCGGTGTCGCGGGGCGGACCGTGTTCACGGTGTTCCCGGGAGGGAAGTCGGAGCTGTTCCACGCCGCGTACGACGAGGCACTCGCGCGCAGCGGCGCCCGGCAGGAGACGGACGTGAGGCTCGATACCGTCGCGACCACCGGGGTGGACCGGATCCTCGACGAGATGACCGGCTACAGCGTCGATCTCCTCGAACGTGCGGGAGCGCTGATGCTGGTCGCGATCGAGTCCGCGGGCGCGGACGAGGAGATGCGCGAGTTCGCCCGGCAGGCGGCGGCCGACACCGCGGCCAACGCGATGACCCTGGCCGAGGGACTGGCCGCGCACGCGTTGCTCCGGCCCGAGATCTCCGTGCAGCACGCGGCGGACGTCCTGTTCACCGTCGTCTCGCCCCAGGTGCACGCGTTGCTGCGCCGCGAGTGTGGGTGGGACGTGGAGACCTACCGGTCGTGGGTCACCCGGACCTTGCGAGCGAGCCTGGCGTGA
- a CDS encoding nitroreductase family deazaflavin-dependent oxidoreductase codes for MPLTGEYAPSPSTWAADQVTAIEQSGGTEGTTLGGRPVVVLTSVGAKTGKLRKTPLMRVEHDGRYAVVASLGGAPKNPVWYHNLLAHPEVELRDGTELFDLVARELSGDERALWWDRAVEAYPDYAEYQKKTSREIPVFVLEPPSS; via the coding sequence ATGCCATTGACAGGTGAGTACGCGCCGAGTCCGAGCACATGGGCGGCCGATCAGGTCACCGCGATCGAGCAGTCCGGAGGCACGGAGGGCACCACACTGGGCGGACGCCCGGTGGTCGTGCTGACGTCCGTGGGAGCCAAGACCGGAAAACTTCGCAAGACACCGCTCATGCGGGTCGAGCACGACGGCCGGTACGCGGTGGTCGCCTCGCTCGGCGGGGCACCGAAGAATCCCGTCTGGTACCACAACCTGCTCGCGCACCCGGAGGTCGAGTTGCGCGACGGTACCGAACTCTTCGACCTGGTGGCGCGCGAGCTGAGCGGGGACGAGCGCGCACTGTGGTGGGACCGGGCGGTGGAGGCGTATCCGGACTACGCCGAGTACCAGAAGAAGACGTCCCGTGAGATTCCCGTCTTCGTTCTCGAGCCCCCGTCCTCCTGA
- the ilvA gene encoding threonine ammonia-lyase IlvA encodes MSTSLDTAAVLSASALSAAEIDAAMGRIGDVIAATPLQYSERLSELTGAKVYLKREDLQVVRSFKLRGAYNLMAQLTDAERAADVVTASAGNHAQGVAFACRTMQVRGRIYVPANTPKQKRDRIRAHGGAYVELIMVGDTFDAAAAAAADDAKRSGATMVPPFDHPATIAGQGTIAVELLDQLGGAPDVVMVPVGGGGIVAGIATYLREHAPNATVVGVEPTGGASMTAALVAGTPVTLSEIDPFVDGASVRRIGDLPFAAAAQFGAEVASFGAVDAGHRDGGFLVTQVDEGAICTAMLDLYQNEGIIAEPAGALSVAALGGVVFEPGATVVCLVSGGNNDVSRYGEILERSLVHLGLKHYFLVEFPQEPGALRRFLDEVLGPEDDITLFEYVKRNNRETGAALVGIELGSADGLSELLERMEISPMGVERLEPGSPAYRYLT; translated from the coding sequence GTGTCCACCTCTCTCGATACCGCAGCCGTGTTGTCCGCATCCGCCCTGTCCGCAGCCGAGATCGATGCGGCGATGGGGCGAATCGGTGACGTGATTGCGGCGACGCCGCTGCAGTACAGCGAGCGGCTGTCCGAGCTCACCGGGGCGAAGGTGTACCTCAAGCGGGAGGACCTGCAGGTGGTCCGCTCGTTCAAGTTGCGCGGCGCATACAACCTCATGGCGCAGCTCACCGACGCCGAACGTGCAGCGGACGTGGTGACGGCGAGCGCGGGAAATCACGCCCAGGGCGTGGCGTTCGCCTGCCGGACGATGCAGGTCCGCGGCCGCATCTACGTGCCGGCGAACACCCCGAAGCAGAAGCGGGACCGGATCCGCGCTCACGGCGGAGCGTACGTCGAGTTGATCATGGTGGGGGACACGTTCGACGCCGCCGCAGCAGCCGCGGCCGACGACGCCAAGCGGTCCGGCGCGACGATGGTGCCCCCGTTCGATCATCCCGCGACGATCGCAGGGCAGGGGACGATCGCGGTCGAGCTGCTCGATCAGCTCGGGGGTGCCCCGGACGTGGTGATGGTGCCCGTGGGCGGCGGCGGCATCGTCGCGGGAATTGCGACTTACCTGCGCGAACACGCGCCGAACGCGACCGTGGTGGGGGTGGAGCCGACCGGTGGGGCGTCGATGACGGCCGCGCTGGTCGCCGGGACCCCGGTGACGCTCTCCGAGATCGACCCGTTCGTCGACGGTGCGTCGGTGCGGCGTATCGGTGACCTCCCGTTCGCCGCGGCCGCGCAGTTCGGTGCCGAGGTGGCATCGTTCGGGGCCGTCGACGCCGGGCACCGCGACGGCGGGTTCCTCGTCACCCAGGTCGACGAGGGTGCGATCTGCACGGCGATGCTCGACCTGTACCAGAACGAGGGAATCATCGCCGAGCCTGCGGGGGCGTTGTCGGTGGCGGCGCTCGGCGGGGTCGTGTTCGAGCCCGGCGCGACCGTCGTGTGCCTGGTGTCCGGGGGCAACAACGACGTGTCGAGGTACGGGGAGATCCTGGAACGTTCCCTCGTGCATCTCGGTCTCAAGCACTACTTCCTGGTCGAGTTCCCCCAGGAGCCGGGCGCACTGCGCCGTTTCCTCGACGAGGTACTCGGCCCGGAGGACGACATCACCCTGTTCGAGTACGTCAAGCGCAACAACCGCGAGACCGGTGCCGCGCTGGTCGGTATCGAACTCGGCAGTGCCGACGGGCTCAGTGAACTGCTCGAGCGTATGGAGATCTCTCCGATGGGTGTCGAGCGGCTGGAACCGGGAAGCCCGGCCTACCGCTACCTGACCTGA
- a CDS encoding alpha/beta hydrolase, with the protein MSRRRVGAAALGITAGIVAASAPVAVAQPAPADGLGWGACPAEYELDPATDDCASVTVPRNYADPGAGTIDVLVTRHRAEDPGSRRGVLFTNPGGPGGDAIGSNGMFAEVLPEAVRAQWDVIGVQPRGLAHAGAVECTLTPELSALMGTGFGGAATRDACEAAAPGTTAHLTTENTARDWEQVRLALGEDVIDIYGLSYGTVLGSTYATLFPQHTGRMVLDSAVDQNWLWNDVLWQQNDGYKGRFYDLMDWIAAHDDTYGLGTTPLQVYQRWSDRIVEEAGGNPTLAPPPAQVGDVPPGLESVADAYRAGVDLTGPARVQFEAFVRSLADPSHTQLASGIYAMTRQALPARNAWPLMARVIRDGTDAIPEGGSPADVTEQQQEQMAQAQLMQTLVLCNENIVAPRPDRLPGWLFSTFVTGDLFDLIGYSYSAGPWCAGAPPVTALPALSNQGLGTAPLVLQGLRDPQTPYQGGVQLAHDMGAHLVTVEGGDHGAGIQGGNAVVDQAVSEYLQTGRTSITHAPEAPISAPL; encoded by the coding sequence GTGTCCCGCCGCCGTGTCGGCGCTGCCGCCCTCGGTATCACCGCCGGGATCGTCGCGGCCTCGGCTCCGGTCGCAGTCGCCCAGCCGGCCCCGGCCGACGGGCTCGGATGGGGCGCCTGCCCCGCCGAGTACGAACTCGATCCGGCCACCGACGACTGCGCCTCGGTCACCGTGCCCCGCAACTACGCGGACCCGGGCGCGGGCACGATCGACGTCCTCGTCACCCGGCACCGTGCCGAGGACCCGGGATCGCGTCGCGGCGTGCTGTTCACCAATCCCGGTGGGCCCGGCGGGGATGCGATCGGGTCCAACGGCATGTTCGCCGAAGTACTCCCCGAAGCCGTCCGCGCCCAGTGGGACGTCATCGGCGTCCAGCCGCGCGGTCTCGCCCACGCCGGAGCCGTCGAATGCACCTTGACACCCGAACTGTCGGCCCTCATGGGCACCGGGTTCGGCGGCGCCGCGACCCGCGACGCGTGCGAGGCGGCCGCACCGGGCACCACGGCGCACCTGACGACGGAGAACACCGCCCGCGACTGGGAGCAGGTTCGCCTCGCACTCGGCGAGGACGTCATCGACATCTACGGACTGTCCTACGGCACGGTCCTCGGATCCACTTACGCGACGCTCTTCCCGCAGCACACCGGGCGCATGGTGCTCGACTCCGCGGTCGACCAGAACTGGCTGTGGAACGACGTGCTCTGGCAGCAGAACGACGGCTACAAGGGTCGCTTCTACGACCTCATGGACTGGATCGCCGCCCACGACGACACCTATGGGCTCGGCACCACGCCGTTGCAGGTCTACCAGCGGTGGTCGGATCGGATCGTCGAGGAGGCGGGCGGAAACCCCACCCTCGCACCGCCGCCGGCTCAGGTCGGCGACGTGCCACCCGGACTGGAGTCCGTGGCCGACGCCTACCGCGCCGGCGTGGATCTCACCGGTCCGGCCCGGGTCCAGTTCGAGGCCTTCGTGCGCAGCCTGGCCGACCCGTCGCACACCCAGCTGGCCTCCGGGATCTACGCGATGACGCGGCAGGCGCTACCGGCCAGGAACGCCTGGCCGCTGATGGCCCGGGTGATCCGCGACGGCACCGACGCCATTCCCGAAGGTGGTTCGCCGGCCGACGTCACCGAGCAGCAGCAGGAGCAGATGGCTCAGGCCCAGCTGATGCAGACGCTCGTCCTCTGCAACGAGAACATCGTCGCACCCCGGCCGGACCGGCTGCCCGGCTGGCTGTTCTCCACCTTCGTCACCGGCGACCTGTTCGATCTCATCGGGTACAGCTACAGCGCCGGACCGTGGTGCGCGGGGGCACCGCCCGTCACGGCCCTTCCCGCACTGAGCAATCAGGGCCTCGGGACCGCGCCGCTCGTCCTGCAGGGCCTGCGCGATCCGCAGACCCCGTACCAGGGCGGCGTCCAGCTCGCCCACGACATGGGAGCGCATCTCGTCACGGTGGAGGGCGGCGACCACGGCGCCGGCATCCAGGGCGGCAACGCCGTGGTGGACCAGGCCGTCTCCGAGTACCTGCAGACCGGGCGCACCTCGATCACCCACGCCCCGGAGGCGCCGATCAGCGCTCCGCTCTGA
- a CDS encoding DUF1918 domain-containing protein, with amino-acid sequence MRVAVGDRLHVQGRVVGAAEQTAEVIEVHGEDGAPPYLVRYEDGHEALIFPGTDTWVEKPEHD; translated from the coding sequence ATGCGCGTTGCAGTGGGGGACCGATTGCATGTCCAGGGGCGCGTCGTCGGCGCGGCCGAGCAGACTGCCGAGGTCATCGAGGTGCACGGTGAGGACGGCGCGCCGCCGTACCTGGTCCGGTACGAGGACGGGCACGAGGCGCTGATCTTCCCGGGTACCGACACGTGGGTGGAGAAGCCGGAGCACGACTGA
- a CDS encoding pyruvate dehydrogenase encodes MSAKTVADQLIAQLVEVGVRRIYGIVGDSLNPVVDAVRRSGGAAEGGIDWIHVRHEEAAAFAASAEAQTTGELAVCAGSCGPGNLHLINGLYDANRSGAPVLAIAAQIPSAQIGMGYFQETHPDRLFVECSQYCEMVSTAAQAPRVFASAITHARSAPGVAVVTLPGDVAEEEPAAESPTIPSAGRPTLVPAAADVQAFADAVNDARRIAVFAGAGVRDAREQLLRFADLVGAPMGHTLRGKEWIQYDNPFDVGMTGLLGYGAAHDGMHGADLLVLIGTDFPYDQFLPKDVRTVQIDTAAERIGRRTDVDIAVHGDAAAALDALIPLVRRKEDRTFLEKTLDRHHTLMSKVVGAYTDAAKQRTPIHPEYAASVLDSVLADDAIVTADTGMCNVWAARYVWPNGRRRFLTSALHGSMANALPHAIGAQFADADRQVVSVSGDGGLSMLLGELITVAMYRLPVKIVVFDNSTLGMVKLEMLVDGLPDFGVDVPSVDYAAVAAALGLYSVRVERPEDIESGFRRALEHDGPALVDVVTDPRALSLPPSITGAQVGGFALAMSKMVMNGGVGEAVAMARSNLRNVPLPSQFDPRGRP; translated from the coding sequence ATGAGCGCGAAAACCGTGGCGGATCAACTGATCGCGCAGCTCGTGGAGGTCGGTGTCCGGCGGATCTACGGCATCGTCGGCGACAGTCTGAACCCTGTCGTCGACGCGGTGCGCCGTTCGGGCGGAGCAGCGGAAGGGGGAATCGACTGGATCCACGTCCGGCACGAGGAGGCGGCGGCGTTCGCCGCGTCGGCCGAGGCTCAGACCACCGGTGAACTCGCCGTGTGCGCCGGATCCTGCGGCCCGGGCAACCTGCATCTGATCAACGGGCTCTACGACGCCAACAGGTCCGGGGCACCGGTCCTCGCCATCGCGGCCCAGATTCCCAGCGCACAGATCGGAATGGGCTACTTCCAGGAGACACACCCCGACAGGCTGTTCGTCGAGTGCTCGCAGTACTGCGAGATGGTGAGCACGGCGGCGCAGGCGCCACGGGTGTTCGCGTCCGCGATCACGCACGCACGGTCCGCGCCCGGCGTCGCCGTGGTCACCCTGCCCGGTGACGTCGCGGAAGAGGAGCCCGCCGCCGAGAGCCCCACGATCCCGTCGGCCGGCCGGCCCACCCTGGTGCCCGCGGCGGCGGACGTCCAGGCCTTCGCCGACGCGGTGAACGATGCACGACGCATCGCGGTGTTCGCGGGTGCCGGTGTGCGGGACGCGCGGGAGCAACTGCTGCGGTTCGCCGATCTGGTCGGCGCACCGATGGGGCACACGCTGCGCGGCAAGGAATGGATCCAGTACGACAACCCGTTCGACGTGGGAATGACCGGGCTGCTGGGATACGGCGCCGCCCACGACGGGATGCACGGAGCCGACCTGCTGGTGTTGATCGGGACCGACTTTCCGTACGACCAGTTCCTCCCGAAGGACGTGCGCACCGTGCAGATCGACACGGCGGCGGAGCGGATCGGCCGCCGTACCGACGTCGACATCGCTGTGCACGGGGACGCGGCGGCCGCCCTCGACGCCCTCATTCCCCTGGTGCGCCGCAAGGAGGACCGTACGTTCCTGGAGAAGACGCTCGACCGGCACCACACCCTCATGTCGAAGGTGGTGGGCGCCTACACCGACGCGGCGAAGCAGCGCACCCCGATCCACCCCGAGTACGCCGCATCCGTGCTGGATTCCGTCCTCGCCGACGACGCGATCGTGACCGCGGACACCGGGATGTGCAATGTGTGGGCGGCCCGCTACGTGTGGCCGAACGGCCGCCGCCGGTTCCTGACCTCGGCACTGCACGGGTCGATGGCCAATGCGCTGCCGCACGCGATCGGCGCCCAGTTCGCCGACGCGGACCGTCAGGTGGTGTCGGTGTCGGGTGATGGCGGGCTGTCGATGCTGCTCGGCGAGCTGATCACGGTGGCGATGTACCGGCTGCCCGTGAAGATCGTCGTCTTTGACAATTCGACGTTGGGCATGGTGAAGCTCGAGATGCTCGTCGACGGTCTCCCCGATTTCGGAGTGGACGTGCCGTCGGTGGACTACGCCGCGGTGGCGGCGGCGTTGGGGCTGTACTCGGTGCGGGTGGAGCGGCCCGAGGACATCGAGTCCGGGTTCCGGCGGGCGCTCGAGCACGACGGTCCGGCCCTGGTCGACGTCGTGACGGATCCTCGGGCGTTGTCGCTGCCGCCGAGTATCACCGGTGCCCAGGTGGGCGGGTTCGCGCTCGCCATGTCCAAGATGGTGATGAACGGAGGCGTGGGCGAGGCCGTCGCGATGGCCCGCTCGAATCTGCGCAACGTCCCGTTGCCCTCGCAGTTCGATCCGCGGGGCCGACCCTGA